In one Corallococcus sp. EGB genomic region, the following are encoded:
- the thiS gene encoding sulfur carrier protein ThiS, with the protein MNVWVNGEARTLPEGSTLSSLLALLNLGSGPGVAVEVNAEVVRRARHAEHRLQDGDRVEIVTFVGGG; encoded by the coding sequence GAGAAGCCCGGACGCTGCCGGAGGGCAGCACCCTTTCGTCCCTGCTGGCGCTGTTGAACCTGGGCAGTGGCCCCGGGGTGGCTGTGGAGGTGAACGCGGAGGTGGTGCGCCGCGCCCGTCACGCCGAGCACCGGCTCCAGGACGGGGACCGGGTGGAGATCGTCACCTTCGTCGGTGGCGGGTGA
- the exoP gene encoding spore coat polysaccharide biosynthesis glycosyltransferase ExoP — MRRSEEMDLSKRALRGRDLVVFSNDWDGDPLSKVHIMRILSRDNRVLWVNSIGNRAPKANAHDAQRIIKKLKTFTQGIREVEPNLHVLAPLAIPFYGSETVRQANRHLLRLQVLRAMKQLKFERPISWSFLPASAPVSGTLGEDFVVYHCVDEFSAFSDTNGKHIAELEERLLRRADMCITSAERLYENKKRINPRTVLVRHGTDFSHFVKACDPATRIPEDIAKLPRPIIGFFGLVADWIDQDAIIACAKAHPEGSVVIVGKTTPDCDDSRLRAVPNIHMLGRKPYADLPGYNKAFDVALNPFVINELTLNSNPLKVREYLASGLPVVSSDLPEVRKVGLCRIATTPEDYVKQVNAALADNPGPNRERAEKIFHESWEARVAEIRQHVGEAMLAAGKKL; from the coding sequence ATGCGTCGCAGTGAAGAAATGGATTTGTCGAAGCGGGCCCTTCGCGGCCGGGACCTGGTGGTGTTCTCCAACGACTGGGATGGGGACCCGCTGTCGAAGGTCCACATCATGCGGATCCTCTCCCGGGACAACCGCGTGCTGTGGGTGAACAGCATCGGCAACCGGGCGCCCAAGGCGAACGCGCACGACGCGCAGCGGATCATCAAGAAGCTGAAGACGTTCACCCAGGGCATCCGTGAAGTGGAGCCCAACCTGCACGTGCTCGCGCCGCTGGCGATTCCGTTCTACGGCTCGGAGACGGTGCGCCAGGCGAACCGCCACCTCCTGCGCCTCCAGGTGCTGCGCGCGATGAAGCAGCTGAAGTTCGAGCGCCCCATCTCCTGGAGCTTCCTGCCGGCTTCCGCGCCGGTGTCCGGCACGCTGGGCGAGGACTTCGTCGTGTACCACTGCGTGGACGAGTTCTCCGCGTTCAGCGACACGAACGGCAAGCACATCGCGGAGCTGGAGGAGCGCCTGTTGCGCCGCGCGGACATGTGCATCACGTCCGCGGAGCGCCTGTATGAGAACAAGAAGCGCATCAACCCGCGCACGGTGCTGGTGCGCCACGGCACGGACTTCTCGCACTTCGTGAAGGCGTGCGACCCGGCGACGAGGATTCCGGAGGACATCGCGAAGCTGCCCAGGCCCATCATCGGCTTCTTCGGGCTGGTGGCGGACTGGATTGATCAGGACGCCATCATCGCGTGCGCGAAGGCGCACCCCGAGGGCTCGGTGGTCATCGTGGGCAAGACGACGCCGGACTGCGACGACAGCCGGCTGCGCGCGGTGCCCAACATCCACATGCTGGGGCGCAAGCCGTACGCGGACCTGCCGGGCTACAACAAGGCGTTCGACGTGGCGCTCAACCCGTTCGTCATCAACGAGCTGACGCTCAACTCCAACCCGCTGAAGGTGCGCGAGTACCTGGCGTCCGGCCTGCCGGTGGTGTCGTCCGACCTCCCGGAGGTCCGCAAGGTGGGCCTGTGCCGCATCGCCACCACGCCCGAGGACTACGTGAAGCAGGTCAACGCGGCGCTGGCGGACAACCCGGGCCCGAACCGGGAGCGCGCGGAGAAGATCTTCCACGAGAGCTGGGAGGCGCGCGTCGCGGAGATCCGCCAGCACGTGGGTGAGGCGATGCTCGCGGCGGGCAAGAAGCTGTAG
- a CDS encoding glycosyltransferase family 4 protein has product MRVLLVGDYPPPYGGVAIHVRQLHQFLRDRGVEAKVLDIGKGGRPAPDVLPVHGAAAFGLRLAGFTSAGWTVHLHTSGNNPKAWVLAALVGTMPGPRSPRVITLHSGLIPDYLAESQARRVFARTALAGYARVVAVSPAVRDAVVACGVPEERVLVHPAFCASQVQPGPVTPEVEAARARRSPLLAMAHHPSPVYGRMQMFRALKLVAETHPGVGLALFGPGTRSEEFIRDARNLGVAGLLEDLGELEHAKALGLLSRSDVFIRPTTHDGDSLSVREALALGVPCVASDVCARPEGTRLFKAGDERALAQAVRDALAAGPAKVMAPDAGPVMLDLYAGLLPSGMSGAGTVNAA; this is encoded by the coding sequence ATGCGCGTGCTGCTCGTCGGGGACTATCCGCCGCCGTACGGGGGCGTGGCCATCCACGTCCGTCAACTCCATCAATTCCTGCGCGACCGCGGGGTCGAGGCGAAGGTGCTCGACATCGGGAAGGGGGGCCGGCCGGCTCCGGACGTCCTCCCGGTGCACGGCGCCGCCGCCTTCGGCCTGCGGCTCGCGGGGTTCACCTCCGCGGGCTGGACGGTCCACCTGCACACCAGCGGCAACAACCCGAAGGCGTGGGTGCTGGCGGCGCTGGTGGGCACGATGCCCGGGCCGCGCTCGCCGCGGGTCATCACGCTGCACTCCGGGTTGATTCCGGACTACCTGGCGGAGTCGCAGGCCCGGCGCGTGTTCGCGCGCACGGCGCTGGCGGGCTACGCGCGGGTGGTGGCGGTGTCCCCGGCGGTGCGCGACGCGGTGGTCGCGTGCGGCGTGCCGGAGGAGAGGGTCCTGGTGCATCCGGCCTTCTGTGCCTCCCAGGTGCAGCCGGGGCCGGTGACGCCGGAGGTGGAGGCCGCGCGGGCCCGGCGCAGTCCGCTGCTCGCGATGGCGCACCACCCGTCGCCCGTGTACGGGCGCATGCAGATGTTCCGCGCGCTGAAGCTCGTGGCGGAGACGCATCCGGGCGTGGGGCTGGCGCTCTTCGGCCCGGGCACGCGTTCTGAAGAGTTCATCCGCGACGCGCGCAACCTGGGCGTGGCGGGGCTCTTGGAGGACCTGGGCGAATTGGAGCACGCGAAGGCGCTGGGGCTGCTGTCCCGGAGCGACGTCTTCATCCGGCCCACGACGCATGACGGGGACTCGCTGTCCGTGCGCGAGGCGCTGGCGCTGGGCGTGCCGTGCGTGGCCAGCGACGTGTGCGCGCGGCCGGAGGGCACGCGGTTGTTCAAGGCCGGGGACGAGCGGGCGCTGGCGCAGGCGGTGCGCGACGCGCTGGCGGCGGGCCCGGCGAAGGTGATGGCCCCGGATGCGGGGCCGGTGATGCTGGACCTGTACGCGGGGCTGCTGCCGTCCGGCATGTCGGGTGCGGGGACCGTGAACGCGGCGTGA
- a CDS encoding thiazole synthase, whose product MSGIADKPFTLAGVTFSSRLIVGTGKYPSHEVMKQCHEASGAELVTVAVRRLDLKATGEASLMNWIDRTRMRLLPNTALCYTAEDAVRTCRLAEELGMSKWVKLEVLGDEKTLYPDVEETVKAARILVKEGFTVLPYTSDDPITARKLEDAGCAAVMPLAAPIGSGLGIRNPHNLRLIREVVKVPVIVDAGVGTASDAAIAMELGVDALLMNTAIAGAKDPVRMAVAMKKAVEAGRDAFLAGRIPRKAYGSASSPIEGLVE is encoded by the coding sequence ATGAGCGGCATCGCGGACAAGCCTTTCACGCTGGCGGGGGTGACGTTCTCCTCGCGGCTCATCGTGGGGACGGGGAAGTACCCCAGTCACGAGGTGATGAAGCAGTGCCACGAAGCGTCGGGCGCGGAGCTCGTCACGGTGGCGGTGCGGCGGTTGGACCTGAAGGCGACGGGTGAGGCGTCGCTGATGAACTGGATCGACCGCACCCGGATGCGGCTCCTGCCCAACACGGCGCTCTGCTACACGGCGGAGGACGCGGTGCGCACGTGCCGGCTGGCGGAAGAGCTGGGCATGAGCAAGTGGGTGAAGCTGGAGGTCCTGGGCGACGAGAAGACGCTCTACCCGGACGTCGAGGAGACGGTGAAGGCGGCGCGCATCCTGGTGAAGGAGGGCTTCACGGTGCTGCCGTACACCAGCGACGACCCCATCACCGCGCGCAAGCTGGAGGACGCGGGCTGCGCGGCGGTGATGCCGCTGGCGGCGCCCATCGGCAGCGGGCTGGGCATCCGCAACCCGCACAACCTGCGGCTCATCCGCGAGGTGGTGAAGGTGCCGGTCATCGTGGACGCGGGCGTGGGCACGGCGTCCGACGCGGCCATCGCGATGGAGCTGGGCGTGGACGCGCTGCTCATGAACACCGCCATCGCGGGCGCGAAGGATCCGGTGCGCATGGCCGTGGCCATGAAGAAGGCCGTGGAGGCCGGCCGCGACGCGTTCCTGGCGGGCCGCATCCCGCGCAAGGCGTACGGCTCCGCGTCCAGCCCCATCGAAGGGCTCGTGGAGTAG
- a CDS encoding thiamine phosphate synthase produces MPPLPRLVVITDWRLPRARLLTALERALEAGPDVAVQHRHPEAPGRLFLEEARLLAEVCRGRTLFVNGRLDVALLVGAHLHLPASGPAPRDVRPFLSADRWVSVAVHDAREAEAAAGADLALVSPVFAPGSKPGDTRDTLGPHGFRGLARRLPCPALALGGMTPERAREVPEAWGVAVISAVLEAEDPRAAAQALLDVRAPP; encoded by the coding sequence GTGCCCCCCCTGCCCCGCCTCGTGGTCATCACGGACTGGCGGCTGCCCCGGGCGCGGTTGTTGACCGCGCTGGAGCGGGCGCTGGAGGCGGGGCCGGACGTCGCCGTGCAGCACCGCCACCCGGAGGCCCCCGGGCGGCTGTTCCTGGAGGAGGCGCGGCTCCTGGCGGAGGTGTGCCGGGGCCGGACGCTGTTCGTGAACGGGAGGCTGGACGTCGCGCTGCTCGTGGGCGCGCACCTGCACCTGCCCGCGTCGGGCCCTGCGCCTCGAGACGTGCGCCCGTTCCTCTCCGCGGACCGGTGGGTGAGCGTGGCGGTGCACGACGCGCGCGAGGCGGAGGCCGCGGCCGGAGCGGACCTGGCGCTGGTGAGCCCCGTGTTCGCGCCCGGCTCCAAGCCGGGGGACACGCGCGACACGCTGGGCCCGCATGGGTTCCGGGGGCTCGCGCGGCGGCTGCCCTGCCCGGCCCTGGCGCTGGGCGGGATGACTCCGGAGCGCGCTCGGGAGGTACCGGAGGCCTGGGGCGTCGCGGTCATCTCCGCCGTGCTGGAGGCCGAGGATCCGCGCGCGGCGGCCCAGGCGTTGTTGGACGTCCGCGCGCCCCCGTGA
- a CDS encoding DUF4129 domain-containing protein: MPALPLLLLLAALPPCAEREAVSRRLEDTARSRPDAFNAEVNRLVEALDGLPLPPGSSGQTAPERARQLSVYLEAVCALDAEPTASPVVTSEPERLRAILDRPEFARARQRNSDLLTRLLRELQSWLEGLFESRGAQGFAVATRAVMLGVALAVVLFGVLRVRWRRSRKAATAQGVEGEAAPLELDTPGEHLGRARTALETEDAREAIREGLLGLLSTLEQRRLARPDRVKTNRELAAELPSRGAPARVTGEVERLVCWYDRAFYSLEPVSREEATRFVESVEQLHGSLAEGRP, from the coding sequence GTGCCCGCCCTGCCCCTGCTCCTGCTGCTGGCCGCACTGCCCCCCTGCGCGGAACGGGAGGCCGTGTCGCGCCGGCTCGAGGACACGGCGCGCTCGCGCCCGGACGCCTTCAACGCGGAGGTGAACCGGCTGGTGGAGGCGCTGGACGGCCTGCCCCTGCCGCCCGGGTCCTCCGGACAGACGGCGCCGGAGCGGGCCCGGCAGCTCTCCGTGTACCTGGAGGCCGTGTGCGCGCTGGACGCGGAGCCGACGGCGTCCCCTGTGGTGACGAGTGAGCCGGAGCGGCTGCGCGCCATCCTCGACCGGCCGGAGTTCGCGAGGGCCCGTCAGCGCAACAGCGACCTGCTGACGCGCCTGCTGCGCGAATTGCAGAGCTGGTTGGAAGGACTCTTCGAGTCCCGGGGCGCGCAGGGCTTCGCGGTGGCCACGCGCGCGGTGATGCTGGGCGTGGCGCTGGCGGTGGTGCTGTTCGGTGTGCTGAGGGTGCGCTGGCGCCGGAGCCGCAAGGCCGCCACCGCGCAGGGAGTGGAGGGCGAAGCCGCGCCCCTGGAGCTGGACACGCCTGGAGAACACCTGGGCCGCGCGCGCACGGCCCTGGAGACGGAGGACGCGCGCGAGGCCATCCGCGAAGGCTTGCTGGGCCTGCTGTCCACGCTGGAGCAGCGCCGGTTGGCAAGGCCGGACCGCGTGAAGACCAACCGCGAGCTCGCCGCGGAGCTGCCGTCGCGAGGCGCCCCCGCGCGCGTCACGGGCGAGGTGGAGCGGCTGGTCTGCTGGTACGACCGGGCCTTCTATTCGCTGGAGCCCGTGTCGCGGGAGGAGGCCACCCGCTTCGTGGAGTCCGTGGAGCAGTTGCACGGCTCGCTCGCGGAGGGCCGGCCGTGA
- a CDS encoding DUF4350 domain-containing protein produces MRNARVAVVLGLMIAVALAVGLASHEAPPDSPVPSISNPGPLGLKALFVYLRERGRNVSAQTKSLDAVPADTRTLVIAAPQAQPVTKEEVAALERFVHSGGTLVYLSPHVLGEHQPGMEEWLRIVSGALPGTNHQGLASEWVDPSGVSVDVWLPTGALRDLSLLRVARDRSLRMEHEDAVPLAGLGSAGVLWRWGLGQGEVYVAAGPDLAENRRLELLDNLRFWDALAARGPLRFDEFHHAVVTRPPLSQGLWVFIAQSLAAGLVYAVSRGTRFGAPRPVRVERHRSSREYVRSLGWLMRRAKVEAELLPELDGSLRRLMQERLGIAPSLPDAEAARLLEETCGVPARDYLDAKDDLLRTKERAPIRPADYTRLARRYALLERRVTGRADAPRE; encoded by the coding sequence GTGAGGAACGCGCGCGTCGCCGTCGTCCTGGGCTTGATGATCGCCGTGGCGCTGGCGGTGGGCCTGGCCTCACACGAGGCCCCGCCGGACTCGCCCGTTCCGTCCATCTCGAACCCGGGGCCCCTGGGGCTCAAGGCCCTCTTCGTCTACCTGCGGGAACGCGGACGGAACGTCAGCGCGCAGACGAAGTCCCTGGACGCGGTCCCCGCGGACACCCGCACGCTGGTCATCGCCGCGCCGCAGGCCCAGCCCGTCACGAAGGAGGAGGTCGCCGCGCTGGAGCGCTTCGTCCACAGCGGCGGCACGCTCGTGTACCTGTCTCCGCACGTGCTGGGCGAACACCAGCCGGGCATGGAGGAGTGGCTGCGCATCGTCTCCGGCGCCCTGCCCGGCACGAACCACCAGGGCCTGGCCTCCGAATGGGTGGACCCCTCCGGAGTCAGCGTGGACGTGTGGCTGCCCACCGGCGCGCTGCGCGACCTGTCGCTGCTGCGCGTGGCACGGGATCGAAGCCTGCGGATGGAGCACGAGGACGCGGTGCCGCTCGCGGGCCTGGGCAGCGCGGGCGTGCTGTGGCGCTGGGGCCTGGGCCAGGGCGAGGTCTACGTCGCCGCGGGCCCGGACCTCGCGGAGAACCGGCGCCTGGAGCTGCTCGACAACCTGCGCTTCTGGGATGCGCTCGCCGCGCGGGGGCCCCTGCGCTTCGACGAGTTCCACCACGCCGTCGTCACGCGCCCGCCCCTCTCCCAGGGCCTCTGGGTGTTCATTGCCCAGAGCCTCGCCGCGGGGCTCGTCTACGCCGTCTCCCGAGGCACGCGCTTCGGCGCGCCCCGCCCCGTGCGCGTGGAACGCCACCGTTCGTCGCGCGAATACGTGCGCTCCCTGGGCTGGCTCATGCGCCGCGCGAAGGTGGAGGCGGAGCTGTTGCCGGAGCTCGACGGCAGCCTGCGCCGCTTGATGCAGGAGCGCCTGGGCATCGCTCCGTCCCTGCCGGACGCGGAGGCCGCGCGCCTGTTGGAGGAGACCTGCGGCGTGCCCGCGCGCGACTACCTGGACGCGAAGGACGACCTCCTGCGCACGAAGGAGCGCGCGCCCATCCGCCCCGCGGACTACACCCGCCTCGCGCGCCGCTACGCCCTCCTGGAGCGTCGCGTGACGGGCCGCGCGGACGCCCCCCGCGAATGA